In Phlebotomus papatasi isolate M1 chromosome 1, Ppap_2.1, whole genome shotgun sequence, the following proteins share a genomic window:
- the LOC129798857 gene encoding ubiquitin carboxyl-terminal hydrolase 38: MAVKHLEKQVHQEKKVYDITTIIQILEAFNAQVQAGAPMPNGNGIVVFCEHIVRELGQVQTPRDSLLIKTFKEDVAKVFQYLTEICESNNDIQEDIVTACLKVLYSLIISPVEPYEAVSVVLQFFDNSQIPRAVNWLLNNYEHSSDVALTRGFKVLCKWLYIIDLSTNLNIWIIEILNGLREKQKYDLLIDLSLEVIEPLFQRLVLPVYLPKVAPVVQRILTSIRHTPVVFHKIIRNVPRLLAILKNDKYILRNQRIIQDLVDTFAALILTFPGYDDLYRDTETALAAFSTSPNFRMVLDVPAWHAEITRSGINARVGLVNLGNTCYMNSVLQALVMTKQFSREILMSDSKTPLLLKIQQLLALMLHSTRPELTPRAVLHATRPPGFLPGYQQDSSEFLGHLLETLHEQERQSSVKALKGEGDEDVAMSEAAAAAVAVCPQKSNNHTSLIQKTFGGKLGITYECMNCGEKSTNSDTFRDISLSFPDEKTELTQNYSVQDLLDYYCSSEKLDGANQYFCEKCKRLCDGVRSIDITKAPHNLILTLKHFKYDQKYHVRAKLMHKVFHDESVALKVFTDDGYQQPAVVKYILYAAVVHSGVSMDSGHYYTYAADQSCWYKFNDSFVNKCSVEDLHNLAPPNTPYILFYRMENPPDGLTDVSDGGASNVVTGDALPGLEELPTHLKEFIIKDNVSYYDEVKLEAQKRKSNMNVSIVFSPKNQRDSDDEPPPNNCGGNAINSYNRFII, encoded by the exons ATGGCCGTGAAGCACCTCGAGAAGCAGGTCCATCAGGAGAAGAAGGTGTACGACATCACGACAATCATTCAGATTCTAGAGGCATTCAATGCTCAGGTTCAGGCAGGAGCACCCATGCCCAATGGCAATGgcattgttgtcttttgtgaaCACATTGTCCGGGAGTTGGGCCAAGTTCAGACACCTCGTGATTCTCTGCTGATTAAGACATTCAAAGAGGATGTGGCCAAGGTGTTTCAGTACTTGACGGAGATCTGCGAGAGCAACAATGACATTCAGGAGGATATTGTTACGGCATGCCTCAAAGTCCTCTATTCCCTCATTATTAGTCCTGTGGAACCATATGAGGCTGTTTCAGTGGTGCTGCAGTTCTTTGATAACTCTCAGATTCCCAGGGCAGTCAATTGGCTGCTCAATAACTACGAGCACTCCTCCGATGTGGCACTGACGCGGGGCTTCAAGGTGCTCTGCAAATGGCTATATATCATTGACCTCTCCACCAATCTCAATATCTGGATCATTGAGATCCTCAATGGGCTCCGCGAGAAGCAAAAATATGATTTGCTGATTGATCTGTCCCTGGAGGTGATTGAACCACTCTTTCAGCGCCTGGTGTTACCCGTGTATCTGCCAAAGGTGGCTCCTGTCGTACAGAGGATCCTAACATCCATCAGACATACGCCCGTTGTCTTTCACAAGATCATCCGAAATGTACCGCGACTGCTGGCAATACTCAAAAATGACAAATACATTCTGCGGAATCAGAGAATCATTCAGGATCTTGTGGATACTTTTGCTGCGCTCATCCTCACTTTTCCCGGTTATGATGATCTCTACAGGGATACG GAAACTGCTCTTGCCGCTTTCTCAACCTCTCCCAATTTCCGTATGGTTCTCGATGTTCCTGCCTGGCATGCTGAAATCACCCGGAGTGGCATTAATGCTCGAGTGGGTCTGGTAAATCTGGGCAATACCTGCTACATGAATAGTGTACTCCAGGCTCTGGTGATGACTAAGCAATTCAGTCGGGAGATTCTCATGTCAGACAGCAAGACGCCTCTTTTGCTGAAGATTCAGCAACTTTTGGCTCTAATGCTGCATTCAACACGTCCTGAATTGACTCCTCGGGCTGTTCTGCATGCCACACGGCCACCGGGTTTTCTGCCTGGCTATCAGCAGGATAGTTCGGAGTTTTTGGGGCATCTGCTGGAGACGCTGCATGAGCAGGAGCGTCAGAGTAGTGTGAAGGCGCTGAAGGGGGAAGGAGATGAGGATGTTGCGATGAGTGAAGCagctgctgctgctgttgcaGTTTGTCCACAGAAATCTAACAATCACACTTCGCTGATACAGAAGACATTTGGGGGAAAGTTGGGGATAACGTATGAGTGTATGAATTGTGGGGAGAAGAGCACAAATAGTGATACATTTCGGGATATTTCACTGTCATTTCCGGATGAGAAGACCGAATTGACGCAGAATTATTCGGTGCAGGATTTGTTGGATTACTATTGTTCGTCAGAGAAGTTGGACGGTGCCAATCAGTACTTCTGTGAGAAGTGTAAGAGACTGTGTGATGGTGTTAGGTCCATTGATATCACCAAGGCACCGCACAATCTCATACTGACACTCAAGCATTTTAAGTATGATCAGAAGTATCATGTAAGGGCGAAATTGATgcataaagtttttcatgatgAAAGTGTGGCACTCAAGGTGTTCACCGATGATGGTTACCAACAGCCGGCAGTGGTTAAATATATTCTGTATGCTGCTGTTGTGCATTCAGGTGTCAGCATGGATTCTGGTCATTACTATACCTATGCAGCTGATCAGAGTTGTTGGTACAAGTTCAATGATAGTTTCGTGAATAAGTGCTCTGTGGAGGATTTGCATAATTTGGCACCACCAAATACACCCTATATCCTGTTCTATCGCATGGAAAATCCACCGGATGGACTGACGGATGTGTCGGATGGTGGAGCTTCGAATGTCGTGACGGGAGATGCTTTGCCGGGACTTGAGGAACTTCCTACGCATCTAAAGGAATTTATCATCAAAGACAATGTTTCCTACTATGATGAGGTAAAATTGGAGGCACAAAAGAGGAAATCCAACATGAATGTGTCCATTGTGTTCTCACCGAAAAATCAGCGAGATTCTGATGATGAACCACCACCCAATAATTGTGGCGGAAATGCCATCAACAGCTACAATCGTTTCATCATTTaa
- the LOC129799140 gene encoding charged multivesicular body protein 3, with protein MGLFGKSTQRDPKEQVNEWSAKLRKEGHQLDRQIRGIQREEEKVKRALKEAAKKNDRDTCTILAKEIIRARKAITRIYTSKAHLNSVQLQMKNQLATLRVAGSLQKSTEVMAAMQSLVRLPEVAGAMRDMSREMMKAGIIEEMMEETFESLEDTEEMEEEAQGEVDKVLWELTEGKLGEAPLPPTANVAKEEVPAAVAEEEEEEDEEELKEMQSRLQALRS; from the exons ATGGGCTTGTTCGGGAAATCAACCCAGAGGGATCCCAAGGAGCAG GTGAATGAATGGAGCGCCAAGTTGAGGAAGGAAGGTCATCAACTGGACAGACAAATTCGTGGAATTCAGCGTGAGGAAGAGAAAGTTAAGAGAGCCTTGAAGGAGGCTGCAAAAAAGAATGACAGGGACACATGTACAATTCTCGCTAAAGAGATCATTCGTGCCCGGAAAGCTATCACGAGGATCTACACCAGCAAAGCTCACCTAAATTCCGTCCAGCTGCAAATGAAAAATCAGTTGGCGACTCTGCGTGTGGCAGGATCACTGCAAAAGTCCACGGAAGTCATGGCAGCCATGCAGAGCCTAGTGAGGCTACCCGAAGTGGCTGGAGCAATGCGTGATATGTCCAGGGAGATGATGAAGGCAGGTATCATCGAAGAGATGATGGAAGAAACCTTTGAGTCACTGGAGGACACTGAGGAGATGGAGGAGGAGGCTCAGGGTGAAGTGGACAAAGTATTATGGGAGCTGACTGAGGGCAAATTGGGAGAAGCTCCTCTTCCGCCCACGGCGAATGTGGCTAAAGAGGAAGTTCCCGCTGCAGTGGCTGAGGAGGAAGaggaagaagatgaagaagaactCAAGGAGATGCAGAGTCGTCTTCAGGCCTTACGATCGTAA